The bacterium genomic sequence TTGTATCGGGAGGCAGCGACTGCATGAATATGGATTGCGTGATCAAGCTCTGGGATGTGCAAAGTGGCAATGAGCTGAAACAATTGAAGGGACATTCCAATGCGGTAACCGCCATCGCCTTTTCTCCCGGCAGCAGGTGGATCGTTTCGGGTGGTACTGATGCAACGCTAAGACTGTGGGAAGTTTCATCCGGCAAAATGATCCGTTCAAACAAGGCAGGATCAGTGGTCAATGCGGTCAGTTTTTCTCCCGATGAAAAATTCGTTGCAGCCGGTAACAATTCTTCAGAAATAAGGATTTGGGAAACGGAAACCGGAAATGACGTGATCAAAATAGCCGCGAACGGACGAAGCATCCGATCGATTTGTTTTTCTGCCGATGGGAAATACCTGGTATCGGGAGATTGGAACGGGAGTATCAAAATTTGGGAGACATCGACTGGAAAAGAAGTAGCGCATCATCAACAAAAGACTCCCATCATCGCATGCCAGTTCAGTCCTGATGGGAAACGAGTTTGGGCAGCAGATAATTCCCCTAAACCAAACATCTTCAACTTTCCTGTTCCGGGTTAAATCGACCAAAAGCTCCATTCGTGGTCCCGAAACTCTTTTTCCAATTCTGACGCCCTTTGGCGTAATTGAAGAAGCCTTGCGTGGTTCTCCGGTACAGGATCCACGTCATACTCTTGCTCAGCGAGGCGGCAATCGAGCTGCACTATCTCTTTCGAGTAATACAGCTTCCAGCACTTCTTGTCCCATTTCTCTGAATTTTGCAATTCTGAATTCCCGGGTATGCCGAGGTACGTTTCGTTCTTCGGAGGCACAAGCCGCCGTTTCTTCTCCAGCAAAAGCTTCAGAACATAATGAACTTCATCTTTAGACGGATCTAAATGAGAAAGTATTACCATATAGGGCAACGCAATCTCCGGACGGATGATTTCTCCGGTCAGACACACACTCAAGACTCCTCGAATCGATTCCGTGCGCGTTGGAAGCAGCCCGCAACTCAATTGCATCCACTGTAAGGAAGCTTCCGGATTATGTTCCTTGTAGTACAAGTCAAGGCCCCAATCCGAAAGGAGGTTGCAGAATGGCAACAAATCAAAACTAATAGGAAAGTTCACGCACTGCATCAAACAAGATGCCATTCCTACTGGATCCTGTTCAGCATAGAAACGCATTACATCCTCTTCCACAATTTTCTCTGCCCCTTCCGGTGAAATCGCCTCGCTAAACCTCAATCCTCGATCCCATAAGTAGACAACTGCTAAGTCAACGCCTCTTGTTCGAATTAATTTGATCGATTCCTTAACGGATATCATGGAATCTGCCAGTTCTCCAATCTTAAAAATGAAAATGAATTGTTTTTTGTGCTCAAAAGGAATCTGCGTCCGTCAGTAGTACATGCCGCCGACATCAGCTCGCTTTCGGCATGGAACATCGAAACTATTTTTTCTGTTTGGATCTCTACAATACGGAGACTTCCATCTTGAAATGCAGCAATGACGAATTGATCACCCGGCATCCACCAGCAGTAATTGATGGCGATTTGGCAAGGCCGCAGCTTCTTGATCAACTTACCGGTTTTGAAATTCCAAAGGGAAAGTGTACCTTCGGCGGATCCGGTTGCGAATATTGATCCGTTTGCAGAAAAAGAACAGCATCGCATCGGGACAGGATCATCGCGCCAAACGCCGATCGGCTTTAGCGTTGTGCTCCCCCAGATTTTTATTGTGTGATCATCGGAGACAGAAACGATAGAACTGCCATCAGGGGAAAAACAACATTGCCGGATAATTCCTGAGTGAGCTTCTCTAGCTGATACCAATTTTCTGGTTGCGATGTCCCAGAGCTGCATGGTTCTATCTTCCGAAGAGCACAAAAAGCGCGTGCCGTCTTTTGAAAAAGAACAGGAAGTGACTTCGTAAGAAAGAAATTGTGGAAATGAAACCGGCTCGTTCGAATTTCTAACGTCATAGAGTACGATTTTTCCTGTTTTCTCACCGCATAACAAAGAAGAACCGTCGGGAGAGAATGTACAGACAGAAGGGACATGTCCCTGTGATGATCGATGCGCGCTGAGCTGCTCCAGCTCAACGGAGAGCCGCAAATCCTGAGCGTCATAAATTCCAATATGCTTGCCCGCATGAACGATGGCAGCTTTCAATCCATCGGGAGAAAAGGCGCAACAAGGAATGGCACGGGAATGCCACTTGACAGATGTGTATGCTGACTCTTTCGTTGTCCAATCAAGAAACTCAGGAGGTAGGTTAAGTTTTGAGCTGGCGTTTGAAATCTGCCAAACCAAAATGAGGCCATCGCGTGAACAGGTCAGAATTTCATGATGATTTGCGTGAATGCACTGTTCGATTGCGCGACTATGACCGCGAAGAATCGCCAGGGGCCGCCATGTACCCACCTGCATACAGATAACTCCGTCCCTTCGAACCAAAGAAATCATCGATCCATCGGGTGATAGCGAGCAGGAACGCAAATCTGCTGGCATTCCGTTCAGGTCATTGTCCTTGGTTCTCCACACGACCTGCCATGTAGAAGTGTCCCAGCCACAGATATTGCCTTCGCGCGTGACAGCGGCAAGAAAACGCCCATCCGCAGAAAAAGACAAAGAAACATTTTGCCCGGCAACTTCTTTCAGCCGGACTCTCTTTCGATCGGCCGGAATATCAAGAATGACAACCTCGTCCTGCATGCTGTAAGCGAGAAGCTTCCCATCGCGAGTGACAACCACATCTCCCGGGCTTTCATCCGGTATCTTGAAACGTTTCAAAGGAAGAAATGTCTTCTCTTGCAACAGTTCGAGCTCGCCGAACCGGTTCATGCCGTCCCAATGGCTGATCCAGAGGCCTTCTGGCGTGAAGGCTACGTATCCCAAATGTGCGGAAAGCACAGGATCCGGATCGAGCTGCTGCCCTGTTGCGCAATCCCAAACTCGTAATCCATCCCAGCCTGCTGATGCGATAGTCTTGCCGTCAAATGACACAGAACAGCCATAAACACTGGAATCGTGACGTAAGAATCTGCGGATCGGAGATTCCATCAATTCACCCGACTCTCTATTCAAGCGACGA encodes the following:
- a CDS encoding WD40 repeat domain-containing protein, yielding MGAHSDEVTSAAFSPNCEHLVSGSIDRTIKLWETASGKEIASWDNELFEYSKPYPVYSVTFSASGRSVISGGNDYAVKVWDVQKGSVSRILKEHYYATAVDITRDGRFVVSGGSDCMNMDCVIKLWDVQSGNELKQLKGHSNAVTAIAFSPGSRWIVSGGTDATLRLWEVSSGKMIRSNKAGSVVNAVSFSPDEKFVAAGNNSSEIRIWETETGNDVIKIAANGRSIRSICFSADGKYLVSGDWNGSIKIWETSTGKEVAHHQQKTPIIACQFSPDGKRVWAADNSPKPNIFNFPVPG